One segment of Amycolatopsis alba DSM 44262 DNA contains the following:
- a CDS encoding putative protein N(5)-glutamine methyltransferase — protein MTVVARLRAAGCVFAEDEARLLSAEARTPAELDTMIRRRVDGEPLEVILGWAEFHGLRITVEPGVFVPRQRSELLVRHAVALAGPGAVVLDLCCGTGALGAAIATELPGIQLYAADIEPAAVRCARINVANAGGEVFEGDLYAPLPASLRGRVDLLVVNAPYVPTDAIAMMPPEARDHEPRVALDGGHDGVDVHRRVAAEALQWLAPGGHLLIETGETQSANTAEAMAHNDLKPEVSTDDDLYATIVVGARH, from the coding sequence GTGACCGTCGTCGCCAGGCTCCGGGCGGCCGGGTGCGTCTTCGCCGAAGACGAAGCCCGGCTGCTCAGCGCCGAAGCCCGCACACCCGCCGAACTCGACACCATGATCCGGCGCCGCGTCGACGGCGAACCACTCGAAGTCATCCTCGGCTGGGCCGAATTCCACGGACTCCGCATCACCGTCGAACCCGGCGTCTTCGTGCCACGCCAACGCTCCGAACTCCTCGTCCGGCACGCCGTCGCCCTCGCCGGACCAGGAGCGGTCGTCCTCGACCTCTGTTGCGGCACCGGCGCGCTCGGCGCCGCCATCGCCACCGAGCTCCCCGGAATACAGCTCTACGCGGCCGACATCGAACCCGCCGCCGTCCGCTGCGCCCGGATCAACGTCGCCAACGCCGGGGGAGAGGTCTTCGAAGGCGACCTCTACGCACCCCTTCCCGCCTCACTGCGGGGCCGCGTCGACCTCCTCGTCGTCAACGCCCCCTACGTCCCCACCGACGCCATCGCGATGATGCCGCCCGAAGCACGCGACCACGAACCCCGCGTCGCACTCGACGGTGGCCATGACGGCGTCGACGTCCACCGCCGCGTCGCCGCCGAAGCTCTCCAGTGGCTCGCTCCCGGCGGTCACCTGCTGATCGAAACCGGCGAAACCCAATCCGCGAACACCGCGGAAGCCATGGCGCACAACGATTTGAAGCCCGAAGTGAGCACCGATGACGACCTGTACGCGACGATTGTTGTCGGAGCCCGCCACTAA
- a CDS encoding class I SAM-dependent methyltransferase has product MSETTAVRVDPSNERMLKAWNGDEGALWAKRAQRFNDGVAAYRDVFFSAADIQAGDRVLDVGCGAGQTTRDAAQFATEGSALGVDLSGEMLGLARRLADEERVPNVSFEQVDAQVHAFPEAGLDVVISRHGSMFFGSPLAAFSNLARATRPGGRLVLLTWQPLRLNEWITTFRTIFAAGREVPSVNLALSDPAETEGLLTSAGYADVRCTAVNKPMYFGQDVEDAADFIVEQHGGRLSDLDDATRAKAVETLRADLAEHQTDRGVFYGSAAWLVEARRP; this is encoded by the coding sequence ATGTCCGAGACCACCGCTGTGCGCGTCGATCCGTCCAACGAACGGATGTTGAAGGCGTGGAACGGCGACGAAGGCGCGCTGTGGGCGAAGCGCGCGCAGCGGTTCAACGACGGTGTCGCCGCGTACCGTGACGTCTTCTTCTCCGCGGCCGACATCCAGGCGGGCGATCGTGTCCTTGATGTCGGTTGCGGGGCCGGTCAGACGACGCGGGACGCGGCGCAGTTCGCCACCGAGGGGTCCGCGCTGGGTGTGGACCTTTCCGGGGAGATGCTCGGCCTCGCCCGGCGGCTCGCTGATGAGGAACGTGTTCCCAACGTCTCGTTCGAGCAGGTGGACGCTCAGGTTCACGCGTTTCCCGAAGCGGGCCTCGACGTGGTGATCAGCAGGCATGGATCGATGTTCTTCGGTAGTCCCCTGGCCGCGTTCTCCAACCTCGCTCGGGCGACGCGACCAGGGGGCCGTCTGGTGCTGTTGACGTGGCAGCCGTTGCGGCTCAACGAGTGGATCACGACGTTCCGGACGATCTTCGCGGCCGGTCGTGAGGTTCCGTCGGTGAATCTCGCGCTCAGCGATCCTGCGGAAACCGAGGGGCTGCTGACGTCCGCCGGGTACGCCGATGTCCGGTGCACCGCGGTGAACAAGCCGATGTACTTCGGTCAGGACGTCGAGGACGCGGCCGATTTCATCGTCGAGCAGCACGGCGGGCGGTTGAGCGACCTGGACGACGCCACCCGCGCGAAGGCCGTCGAAACGTTGCGCGCCGATCTTGCCGAGCACCAGACCGACCGAGGCGTTTTCTACGGCTCGGCGGCCTGGCTCGTCGAGGCCCGGCGTCCTTGA
- a CDS encoding NAD(P)-binding domain-containing protein, with translation MEYGFIGAGEITAAIVEGLSKDIADPPSIYLSPRSRSVGQELSARFANVEVRDSNQAVVDSATTIVLAVRTPIAQEVLQALTFRPDHVLISALAGVSLDQLRDWAAPAREVVRSIPLPPAARRQSLTAMYPDNPEARTLFDSIGGSVVPAAEKDLDIFSGATATFAAHLDYLGTIAAWMTDQGIEDTTATAFTSHIFGQLGQSLLQQSGSLETLTGKHMTPGGLNEHFLTDLRTNGVPDTVRQALDEILARLRDQ, from the coding sequence ATGGAATACGGATTCATCGGCGCCGGGGAGATCACCGCCGCCATCGTCGAAGGCCTCAGCAAGGACATCGCCGACCCGCCCTCGATCTACCTCTCACCCCGCAGCCGCAGCGTCGGGCAAGAACTCTCCGCCCGCTTCGCCAACGTCGAAGTCCGCGACAGCAACCAAGCCGTCGTCGACAGCGCCACGACGATCGTCCTCGCCGTCCGCACGCCGATCGCCCAGGAAGTCCTCCAGGCACTCACCTTCCGGCCCGACCACGTCCTGATCAGCGCCCTCGCCGGCGTCTCCCTAGACCAGCTGCGCGACTGGGCCGCCCCCGCCCGCGAAGTCGTCCGGAGCATCCCGCTGCCCCCGGCCGCCCGACGCCAGAGCCTCACCGCCATGTACCCCGACAACCCCGAAGCCCGCACCCTCTTCGACAGCATCGGCGGCAGCGTCGTCCCCGCCGCCGAGAAAGACCTCGACATCTTCAGCGGCGCCACGGCCACCTTCGCCGCCCACCTCGACTACCTCGGCACCATCGCCGCCTGGATGACCGACCAAGGCATCGAGGACACCACGGCGACCGCCTTCACCAGCCACATCTTCGGACAGCTCGGCCAATCCCTGCTCCAGCAGAGCGGCTCCCTCGAAACCCTCACCGGCAAGCACATGACCCCCGGCGGGCTCAACGAACACTTCCTCACCGACCTGCGCACCAACGGCGTCCCCGACACCGTCCGCCAGGCCCTCGACGAGATCCTCGCCAGGCTGCGCGACCAGTGA
- a CDS encoding winged helix-turn-helix transcriptional regulator: MAEGAQFTQAGTETRYEVFHTDCPARDVVDHVTSRWGIWVLISLQGNDLRFYELRESIRGISEKMLAQSLRALVQDGLIWRRVEPTTPPQVTYGLTEFGKDVGEPLGELFDRITQRLGSRDEE, from the coding sequence GTGGCAGAAGGCGCGCAGTTCACCCAAGCCGGCACCGAGACGCGGTATGAGGTGTTTCACACCGACTGCCCCGCCCGTGACGTCGTCGATCACGTCACCAGCCGCTGGGGAATCTGGGTACTGATCTCCTTGCAGGGCAACGATCTCCGGTTCTACGAGCTACGCGAGAGCATCCGGGGCATCAGCGAGAAGATGCTCGCCCAATCCCTGCGCGCACTGGTCCAGGACGGCCTGATCTGGCGGCGCGTCGAACCGACCACACCACCCCAGGTCACCTACGGGCTGACCGAATTCGGCAAGGACGTCGGCGAGCCGCTGGGGGAGCTGTTCGACCGGATCACCCAACGGCTCGGATCACGCGACGAGGAATGA
- a CDS encoding class I SAM-dependent methyltransferase: MMSHGRAPDGRSSYEILRDHVSGHVRVLDLGCGDGFLLDLLVKSGHQAAGVDLSSADLALARQRPSLRGVPLTTGRAQELPFADDSFDACVSHMAFMLMPDIDQVAAELARVLAPGGHLALIVSSGQAGGSGSYELFQKLIRPAFDGAPPEQQIPPLGDKRTLHRDGIDEILVPAGFSPIAWDTEPIDLGGTAEQVWSRLSMIYNFMPLDPAVVRSLEAEFLTQAAKLADADGRVPCTMNVHIADTSLSQLGFSR, encoded by the coding sequence ATGATGAGCCACGGCCGCGCACCCGACGGGCGGTCGAGCTACGAAATCCTCAGAGATCACGTCTCAGGACACGTCCGGGTACTCGACCTTGGCTGTGGTGACGGCTTCCTTCTCGACCTGCTCGTCAAGAGCGGCCACCAGGCCGCCGGAGTCGACCTCTCAAGCGCCGACCTTGCTCTCGCGCGTCAGCGCCCCTCACTCCGCGGCGTGCCGCTGACGACAGGACGAGCACAGGAACTGCCTTTTGCCGACGACAGCTTCGACGCGTGCGTCTCCCACATGGCCTTCATGCTGATGCCCGACATCGACCAGGTCGCCGCCGAACTGGCCAGGGTCCTGGCTCCCGGTGGACACCTGGCGCTGATCGTCAGCAGCGGCCAAGCAGGCGGAAGCGGAAGCTACGAGCTGTTCCAGAAACTGATCCGCCCGGCGTTCGACGGCGCCCCGCCGGAACAGCAGATTCCCCCACTGGGCGACAAGCGCACCCTGCACCGGGATGGCATCGACGAGATTCTCGTCCCCGCCGGCTTCTCACCCATCGCCTGGGACACCGAACCCATCGACCTCGGCGGCACCGCGGAACAGGTGTGGTCACGCCTCTCGATGATCTACAACTTCATGCCACTCGACCCTGCGGTCGTACGCTCGCTCGAAGCGGAATTCCTGACACAGGCAGCGAAGCTGGCCGACGCCGACGGCAGGGTTCCCTGCACGATGAACGTCCACATTGCCGACACAAGCCTGTCTCAACTGGGGTTCTCGCGCTGA
- a CDS encoding glycerophosphodiester phosphodiesterase, protein MPTLFPYLADPLPRAFAHRGWHLGELEGLENSLPAFQQAVTEGYRYLETDVHATSDGVVVVHHDASLDRTTDGAGLISRQTWAQLRTVKIGGRAPLSRLEDVLEELPEARFNVDVKSNHAVVPFVRAVERAGAHDRVAAASFSDARLARIRKLAGPKLVTAMGPRSVAVMWANGFLPLVSLRALSRGAMAQVPVRQGRLKVVDRAFLRQAARGGFEVHTWTVDDPAEMRSLLDLGVHGIVTDRPDLLREVLRERGAWLS, encoded by the coding sequence GTGCCGACACTGTTTCCGTACCTCGCCGACCCGCTTCCCCGTGCCTTCGCTCATCGGGGTTGGCACCTCGGTGAGCTGGAAGGACTGGAGAACTCGTTGCCGGCCTTCCAGCAGGCGGTGACTGAGGGTTACCGCTATCTCGAGACGGATGTGCACGCGACGTCGGACGGTGTGGTGGTCGTGCATCATGACGCGTCGCTGGACCGGACGACCGATGGCGCGGGGTTGATCTCCCGGCAGACGTGGGCGCAGCTGCGGACGGTCAAGATCGGCGGCCGTGCGCCGCTGTCCCGGCTGGAGGACGTCCTTGAGGAGTTGCCGGAGGCGCGGTTCAACGTCGACGTGAAGTCGAATCACGCGGTGGTGCCTTTCGTGCGGGCGGTCGAGCGGGCCGGGGCCCATGACCGGGTCGCGGCGGCGTCGTTCTCCGATGCGCGGTTGGCGCGGATCCGGAAGCTGGCCGGTCCGAAGCTGGTGACGGCGATGGGGCCGCGTTCGGTGGCGGTGATGTGGGCGAACGGGTTTCTGCCGTTGGTGTCGTTGAGGGCGTTGTCTCGGGGCGCGATGGCGCAGGTGCCGGTGCGGCAGGGCCGGTTGAAAGTGGTGGACCGGGCGTTCCTGCGGCAGGCGGCGCGTGGGGGTTTCGAGGTGCACACGTGGACGGTGGACGATCCGGCGGAGATGCGGTCGTTGCTGGATCTGGGGGTGCACGGGATCGTGACGGACCGGCCTGATCTGCTGCGTGAGGTGCTTCGTGAGCGGGGCGCCTGGCTGTCCTGA
- a CDS encoding DinB family protein has protein sequence MIAVMTWTAPEVTRPSGDTAADERVLLPSLLDWHRSTFLHKLAGLTGEQLATASVPPSNLTLLGLIRHLAKVERIWFRLHYAAQDIGPLYDPALGKDHDFEALDADQAEEAYDTLLEEIRLADEAAAGGSLDDTFDLGGDPFSLRMLYVHMIGEYARHNGHADLIRERVDGHTGA, from the coding sequence ATGATCGCCGTCATGACATGGACCGCCCCCGAGGTGACACGTCCGTCCGGCGACACCGCCGCCGACGAACGCGTTCTCCTGCCCTCCCTGCTGGACTGGCACCGCAGCACCTTCCTCCACAAACTCGCCGGCCTCACCGGAGAACAGCTCGCCACGGCATCGGTCCCGCCCTCGAACCTCACCCTCCTCGGCCTCATCCGGCACCTGGCCAAGGTCGAACGCATCTGGTTCCGGCTGCACTACGCCGCACAGGACATCGGGCCCCTCTACGACCCGGCCCTCGGCAAAGACCACGACTTCGAAGCCCTTGACGCCGATCAGGCCGAAGAGGCCTACGACACCCTCCTCGAAGAGATCCGTCTCGCCGACGAAGCCGCCGCCGGAGGCTCCCTCGACGACACCTTCGACCTCGGCGGCGACCCGTTCTCGCTCCGCATGCTCTACGTCCACATGATCGGCGAATACGCCCGCCACAACGGCCACGCCGACCTCATCCGCGAACGCGTCGACGGCCACACCGGAGCCTAG
- a CDS encoding class I SAM-dependent DNA methyltransferase, with translation MTDYLDITRTAYNTVAADYAELLRDHLAGSTWDRAMLGAYAELVQAAGGGRVAEIGCGPGRITDYLHGLGLDIRGIDLSPEMVAVARKWYPHLDFQIGEMPGLSFEDGALAGVVAWYSIIHTPRERLPEIFADFHRVLATGGHLMVAFQVGDEVRHIEHAYGHDITCDAYRLSPEKIAEQLGEAGFSVLSKLVREPSGEFESSPQAYLIARKP, from the coding sequence GTGACCGACTACCTCGACATCACCCGCACCGCTTACAACACCGTCGCGGCCGACTACGCCGAACTCCTCCGCGACCACCTCGCCGGATCCACCTGGGACCGCGCCATGCTCGGCGCGTACGCCGAACTGGTCCAGGCCGCCGGCGGCGGACGCGTCGCCGAAATCGGCTGCGGCCCCGGCCGTATCACCGACTACCTCCACGGCCTCGGGCTCGACATCCGCGGCATCGACCTCTCGCCGGAGATGGTCGCCGTCGCGCGGAAGTGGTACCCGCACCTGGACTTCCAGATCGGGGAGATGCCCGGTTTGTCCTTTGAGGACGGTGCGCTGGCCGGCGTCGTCGCGTGGTACTCGATCATCCACACCCCACGCGAACGCCTGCCGGAGATCTTCGCCGACTTCCACCGCGTCCTCGCCACAGGCGGCCACCTGATGGTCGCGTTCCAGGTCGGCGACGAAGTACGCCACATCGAGCACGCGTACGGGCACGACATCACCTGCGACGCGTACCGGCTCTCACCGGAGAAGATCGCCGAACAGCTGGGGGAGGCCGGGTTCAGTGTGCTCTCCAAGCTTGTCCGTGAGCCGTCCGGAGAGTTCGAGTCCAGCCCGCAGGCCTACCTGATCGCCCGCAAGCCGTAG
- a CDS encoding SDR family oxidoreductase — MIVVTGATGNIGRPLTEALVEAGEQVTTVSRHAAAAPEGGRHVVADLAEPAGLEPALDGAKALFLLLSGDLHATGANPADIIDRAAASGVRRVVLLSTLGVATRPFGTTRIAMRELEDVVKESGLDWAILRPGGFASNALWWAESVRSRQVVAAPFGDTGVPIIDPADIGEVAAACLVDDRHRGEVYELTGPTVITPREQAAALADVLGSPVRFQELTRAEAKAGMVQSMPAELADDTLDIISSPTPAELRVSSDVERVLGRAPRSFAEWAARNVAAFR, encoded by the coding sequence ATGATCGTGGTGACCGGGGCTACCGGGAACATCGGCCGGCCGTTGACCGAGGCGCTCGTCGAGGCGGGCGAGCAGGTGACGACGGTGTCGCGGCACGCGGCGGCGGCACCGGAGGGCGGTCGGCATGTAGTGGCGGATCTGGCGGAACCTGCCGGCCTCGAGCCCGCTTTGGACGGGGCGAAGGCGTTGTTCCTGCTGCTTTCCGGTGATCTGCACGCCACCGGCGCCAATCCGGCCGACATCATCGACCGGGCGGCGGCGAGCGGGGTTCGCCGGGTCGTCCTGCTATCCACGCTGGGTGTGGCGACGAGGCCGTTCGGCACGACGCGGATCGCGATGCGCGAACTGGAGGACGTGGTGAAGGAGTCCGGTTTGGACTGGGCGATTCTGCGGCCGGGCGGGTTCGCCTCCAACGCTTTGTGGTGGGCGGAGTCCGTGCGCTCGCGGCAGGTGGTCGCCGCGCCGTTCGGTGACACCGGGGTTCCGATCATCGATCCGGCGGACATCGGGGAGGTCGCGGCGGCTTGCCTGGTGGACGATCGGCATCGCGGTGAGGTGTACGAACTGACCGGTCCGACGGTGATCACGCCGCGCGAGCAGGCAGCGGCTCTCGCTGACGTGCTGGGTTCTCCGGTGCGTTTCCAGGAGCTCACCCGTGCCGAGGCCAAGGCGGGGATGGTCCAGAGCATGCCGGCGGAGCTTGCGGACGACACCTTGGACATCATCAGCTCGCCGACTCCGGCCGAGCTGCGGGTGAGTTCGGACGTGGAGCGGGTGCTCGGTCGTGCGCCGCGGTCGTTCGCCGAGTGGGCTGCCAGGAATGTCGCTGCCTTCCGCTGA
- a CDS encoding CGNR zinc finger domain-containing protein: MAAGFPDFRLGSVLATSFTATLTERCGEALERIPTPQRLVDWLAVSGLAVDSCTTAQLELARELRESIHAAATAAAIHDAPPASAVRIINDRSIQGRAAAVLTPEGTREWRLSSASCVEDALGVIAADAISVISGERDGKLALCASPTCQAAFFDTSQSRTRKWCDMGTCGNRQKKARFNANQRENPS; encoded by the coding sequence ATGGCTGCTGGGTTTCCTGATTTCCGCCTCGGTAGCGTGCTGGCGACCAGCTTCACGGCGACGTTGACGGAGCGCTGCGGCGAGGCCCTCGAGCGCATACCCACGCCGCAGAGGCTCGTCGACTGGCTGGCGGTGAGCGGTCTCGCCGTGGACTCCTGCACCACGGCTCAGCTCGAACTGGCTCGGGAGCTGAGGGAATCGATTCACGCGGCCGCGACCGCGGCGGCGATCCACGACGCTCCCCCGGCGTCCGCTGTCCGGATCATCAATGACCGCAGCATCCAGGGTCGGGCCGCGGCTGTACTGACACCCGAGGGCACTCGTGAGTGGCGTCTGAGTTCGGCGTCCTGCGTGGAAGACGCCCTTGGTGTGATCGCCGCCGACGCGATCAGCGTGATCTCCGGCGAGCGAGACGGAAAGCTGGCCTTGTGCGCCTCGCCGACGTGCCAGGCCGCGTTTTTCGACACCAGTCAGAGCCGCACGCGTAAATGGTGCGATATGGGTACTTGCGGGAATCGTCAGAAGAAGGCGCGCTTCAACGCCAATCAGCGCGAGAACCCCAGTTGA
- a CDS encoding transglycosylase family protein, translating into MARTLLLALAVTGLQIATTGSAAADPHGSYWAKLRMCESSGRYNINTGNGYYGAYQFDLPTWRSVGGQGRPDQASPREQDYRALYLYRMRGWQPWECAGKLGFRNDDDARSKRVPSYDDSAYIGGGGQPAPPPPPKPKPTPPAPPGGPKPDWPGVVYAYGDCAAPLKQFQLRMNAYGYGFTGTGCYYDKTREAVLALQRANGINDSGRLGPKTWDAAWNGKPPR; encoded by the coding sequence GTGGCGAGAACGCTCCTGCTCGCCCTCGCCGTGACGGGCCTGCAGATCGCCACCACCGGATCCGCCGCCGCGGATCCCCACGGCTCCTACTGGGCCAAGCTCCGCATGTGTGAATCGAGCGGGCGCTACAACATCAACACCGGCAACGGCTACTACGGCGCCTACCAGTTCGACCTGCCCACCTGGCGCAGCGTCGGCGGCCAAGGGCGACCCGACCAGGCCAGCCCCCGCGAACAGGACTACCGGGCTCTCTACCTCTACCGCATGCGCGGCTGGCAACCCTGGGAATGCGCAGGCAAACTCGGCTTCCGCAACGACGACGACGCCCGCAGCAAACGCGTCCCGTCCTACGACGACTCCGCCTACATCGGCGGGGGAGGACAACCCGCCCCGCCGCCTCCGCCCAAGCCGAAACCCACCCCGCCCGCCCCTCCCGGCGGACCCAAACCCGACTGGCCAGGCGTCGTCTACGCCTACGGAGACTGCGCGGCACCCCTCAAGCAGTTCCAACTGCGGATGAACGCCTATGGCTACGGCTTCACCGGCACAGGCTGCTACTACGACAAAACCCGCGAAGCCGTCCTCGCCCTCCAGCGCGCCAACGGCATCAACGACTCAGGCCGCCTCGGCCCCAAGACCTGGGACGCCGCCTGGAACGGCAAACCACCCCGGTGA
- a CDS encoding epoxide hydrolase family protein: MPRSTSDVQAFEARATDAELDDLRARLAAARLPEAETVHRPAPDPRRWDQGVPLADLVDVVNYWRTEYDWRPFEERLNDIGQFRTTIDGLGIHFLHRRSTRADATPLILTHGWPGSVAEFIDIADELADPQDSDTPAFHVVIPSLPGFGYSDKPATTGWGTEKIAAAWVDLMGRLGYDKFVAHGGDWGGNITTVLAGRFPEHVLGIHTTFAEGLRGLTTDGLTAVERRWTEETHDFWHHRAAYAKQQATRPQTIGYSLVDSPVGLLAWILDKFAEWTDTEDSPFETMSRDRILDDVTLYWLTRTGASSARIYYESHNSLDPELRVDVPSAITMYPRDIEKYPRPWAQQRYRQIVRWRTPEAGGHFPSLEMPEYFVKDLQEGLAAVLSASTTRFEAPGSADISTT; encoded by the coding sequence ATGCCCCGTTCAACCAGCGACGTGCAAGCATTCGAAGCCCGCGCGACCGACGCCGAACTCGACGATCTGCGCGCACGATTGGCCGCGGCGCGACTGCCGGAAGCCGAGACGGTCCACCGCCCCGCACCCGACCCACGCCGATGGGACCAGGGCGTCCCGCTCGCCGACCTCGTCGATGTCGTGAACTACTGGCGCACCGAGTACGACTGGCGGCCGTTCGAAGAGCGCCTCAACGACATCGGACAGTTCCGCACGACCATCGACGGTCTGGGAATCCACTTCCTGCACCGCCGGTCCACGCGCGCCGATGCCACTCCGCTGATCCTCACCCACGGCTGGCCAGGCAGCGTCGCCGAATTCATCGACATAGCGGACGAACTGGCCGATCCCCAAGACTCGGACACACCGGCGTTCCACGTCGTGATTCCGTCACTGCCAGGATTCGGCTACAGCGACAAACCCGCCACCACCGGGTGGGGGACCGAAAAGATCGCGGCCGCATGGGTGGACCTGATGGGAAGGCTCGGCTACGACAAGTTCGTGGCACACGGGGGAGACTGGGGAGGCAACATCACCACGGTTCTCGCCGGCCGGTTCCCGGAACACGTCCTCGGCATCCACACGACCTTCGCGGAGGGACTACGCGGACTGACGACGGATGGGCTGACCGCAGTCGAACGCAGGTGGACCGAGGAAACGCACGACTTCTGGCACCACCGCGCGGCGTACGCGAAGCAGCAGGCGACTCGGCCTCAGACCATCGGCTACTCACTCGTCGACTCACCGGTCGGGCTTCTCGCCTGGATCCTCGACAAGTTTGCCGAGTGGACGGACACCGAAGACAGCCCGTTCGAAACCATGTCCAGGGACAGGATTCTCGACGACGTCACTCTGTACTGGCTGACGCGAACCGGTGCGTCGTCGGCCCGCATCTACTACGAAAGCCACAACTCGCTGGACCCCGAACTTCGAGTCGACGTCCCGTCGGCGATCACCATGTACCCCCGCGACATCGAGAAGTATCCGCGTCCCTGGGCGCAGCAGCGCTACCGGCAGATCGTTCGCTGGAGGACGCCCGAAGCCGGGGGACACTTCCCGTCGCTGGAGATGCCCGAGTACTTCGTCAAGGACCTGCAAGAAGGCCTCGCGGCCGTTCTGTCTGCGTCCACCACACGTTTTGAAGCGCCGGGGAGCGCTGACATCTCGACTACTTGA
- a CDS encoding tyrosine-type recombinase/integrase: MRYKIPMRVSEAQQAFFAARRPRKDSPHTTDAYRRDLAGITTLLLREQGRSPDELTVEMLTAQALRNAFGAFADTHAKSSVLRAWSTWNQFLTFCVSDGLLAGNPMGAVARPKAPPLTPKPLRGEETPEQLLAAAADGSRRTRDPWPERDVLVIALGLVAGLRAAEMRALTTRSLVGRQGEMRLHVHGKGSRDRSIPVQPIMEKIIEEYLASCRRRFAQQRFGPSTPLLRDRAGEPIGRGALEYLVKSCYRWAGLHDRVPVGANLHALRHTFATRLAEDGATASEIMALLGHASLATSQNYIEATGREQRAAAASNRTYRALDGIV, encoded by the coding sequence ATGCGGTACAAGATTCCCATGAGGGTTTCCGAGGCACAGCAAGCCTTTTTCGCCGCACGTCGTCCCCGTAAGGATTCTCCTCACACCACCGACGCGTACCGTCGCGACCTCGCGGGCATCACCACTCTTCTACTCCGCGAGCAGGGCCGCTCCCCTGACGAACTCACTGTCGAGATGCTCACCGCTCAGGCCCTTCGCAACGCCTTCGGCGCCTTCGCGGACACCCACGCCAAGAGTTCGGTCTTGCGCGCTTGGTCGACCTGGAACCAGTTCCTCACCTTCTGCGTGTCCGACGGGTTGCTCGCGGGCAATCCGATGGGCGCGGTCGCCCGGCCGAAAGCCCCACCGTTGACGCCGAAACCGTTGCGGGGCGAGGAAACCCCGGAGCAGCTGCTCGCGGCCGCCGCGGACGGTTCGCGCCGGACGCGGGATCCCTGGCCGGAGCGGGACGTCTTGGTGATCGCGCTCGGGCTCGTCGCCGGACTGCGCGCCGCGGAGATGCGAGCGCTGACGACGCGGTCGCTGGTCGGCCGCCAGGGTGAGATGCGCCTGCACGTCCACGGCAAGGGAAGTCGCGATCGGTCCATTCCGGTGCAGCCGATCATGGAGAAGATCATCGAGGAGTATCTGGCCTCTTGCCGCCGTCGCTTCGCGCAGCAGCGGTTCGGGCCCTCCACTCCCCTCCTCCGGGATCGTGCCGGCGAGCCGATCGGCCGCGGCGCGCTGGAGTACCTGGTCAAGTCCTGCTACCGGTGGGCGGGCCTGCACGACCGCGTGCCGGTCGGGGCGAACCTTCACGCGTTGCGGCACACGTTCGCGACACGGCTGGCCGAGGATGGGGCGACGGCGTCGGAGATCATGGCGCTGCTGGGGCACGCGAGCCTGGCGACCAGTCAGAACTACATCGAGGCGACGGGGCGTGAGCAGCGGGCGGCGGCCGCGAGCAACCGGACGTATCGGGCGCTGGACGGGATCGTGTAG